From a single Streptomyces sp. NBC_00377 genomic region:
- a CDS encoding arsenate reductase ArsC: protein MSDKPSVLFVCVHNAGRSQMAAAWLTHLAGDRVEVRSAGSNPGAGVNPAAVEAMREVGIDISAEVPKMLTVDAVKESDVCITMGCGDTCPVFPGKRYLDWQLEDPAGQGVEAVRPIRDEIKVLVEGLIKEIAPEPQA from the coding sequence ATGTCCGACAAGCCCTCCGTGCTCTTCGTCTGTGTCCACAACGCCGGCCGTTCCCAGATGGCCGCCGCGTGGCTGACCCACCTGGCCGGGGACCGCGTCGAGGTCCGCTCCGCCGGCTCCAACCCAGGCGCTGGCGTCAACCCGGCCGCCGTCGAGGCCATGCGCGAGGTCGGCATCGACATCTCCGCCGAGGTCCCGAAGATGCTCACCGTGGACGCGGTGAAGGAGTCGGACGTCTGCATCACCATGGGCTGCGGCGACACCTGCCCCGTCTTCCCCGGCAAGCGGTACCTGGACTGGCAGCTGGAGGACCCGGCGGGCCAGGGCGTCGAGGCCGTCCGCCCGATCCGGGACGAGATCAAGGTGCTGGTCGAGGGCCTGATCAAGGAGATCGCGCCGGAGCCTCAGGCGTGA